From a single Oceaniferula flava genomic region:
- the pyrF gene encoding orotidine-5'-phosphate decarboxylase, with the protein MRYAEKLQQRISEVGSRLCVGIDPRPELSGGVDEVPEFLRRVVGETAAYAAAFKPNMAYFEAMGLRGIEMLQEMLQEMPKEVPVILDAKRSDIGETQKYYAKSYFENWNVDAVTLNPFLGYDSIEPFLDWEGKGIYLLAVTSNAGSADFQRQKLADGRFVFELVQELGKRAISESRATDVGYVVGLTNASEEVLERIADSPLLIPGLGAQGGDLASLEGKKRTAPDVVNVSRGITYKDMDKSFAEKAKAWSEQLAV; encoded by the coding sequence ATGCGCTACGCGGAAAAACTGCAACAACGAATCTCCGAAGTCGGTTCCCGGCTTTGTGTCGGTATCGACCCTCGCCCTGAACTCTCCGGTGGAGTGGATGAAGTCCCTGAATTTCTCCGCCGTGTGGTAGGGGAGACCGCCGCATACGCCGCCGCTTTCAAACCCAACATGGCCTACTTCGAAGCCATGGGGCTGCGTGGTATCGAGATGCTGCAGGAAATGCTGCAAGAAATGCCGAAGGAAGTGCCGGTCATTCTTGATGCCAAACGCTCGGACATCGGCGAGACGCAGAAATACTATGCGAAGTCCTATTTTGAAAATTGGAACGTCGATGCCGTGACGCTGAACCCATTCCTCGGCTACGATTCCATCGAGCCCTTCCTCGATTGGGAAGGCAAGGGGATCTACCTGTTAGCCGTGACTTCCAATGCCGGCAGCGCCGATTTTCAACGTCAGAAGCTGGCCGACGGACGCTTTGTGTTCGAACTCGTGCAAGAGCTGGGCAAACGCGCCATCTCCGAGTCCCGCGCCACCGACGTCGGTTACGTGGTCGGTCTCACCAATGCCAGCGAGGAAGTGCTTGAGCGCATTGCCGATAGCCCACTGCTCATCCCGGGCCTCGGTGCCCAAGGCGGCGATCTCGCCAGCCTCGAAGGCAAAAAACGCACCGCGCCCGATGTGGTCAACGTCTCACGCGGCATCACCTACAAGGACATGGACAAGTCCTTCGCCGAAAAAGCCAAAGCCTGGAGCGAACAGCTCGCAGTGTAA
- a CDS encoding MBOAT family O-acyltransferase — MLFNSYAFWLFFALVWVIYRLLPHRGQNLMLLGASYYFYACWDWRFLPLILTTTLVNYFTAIGMEKSTDPKRHKWLMAASAVVSLGLLAYFKYFGFFAESAAELLSWLGFQADIKMLNIILPVGISFYTFQTMSYTIDVYRKQIKPTHSLADFALYVAYFPQLVAGPIERSSSLLPQITNSRKNRPHGDFSEGLYLVMLGLFLKVVVGDNLGFIADGIFSAEKGDLTGTEALVGVYCFAFQIYGDFAGYSSIARGVSKWLGIDLMTNFRMPYLARNPSDFWQRWHISLSSWLRDYLYIPLGGNRGSKFMVYRNLMITMLLGGLWHGAGWTFLIWGGLHGAILCIYRVLGDRVKLPDRWGRIVATLFFFHLVCLTWLFFRADTLPQAWEMLTLIFTQQEMTPLANYGLRMLVFFCAPLMAYEIWLDQAHTLRRLESARWGWRAAAYCYFVFMLIVFPPPVFGQFIYFQF, encoded by the coding sequence GTGCTCTTCAATAGCTATGCGTTCTGGCTCTTTTTCGCCCTGGTCTGGGTGATCTATCGTTTGCTGCCGCACCGGGGGCAGAACTTGATGCTCTTGGGCGCGAGTTATTATTTCTATGCCTGCTGGGACTGGCGTTTCTTGCCACTGATCCTGACCACCACGCTGGTGAACTACTTCACCGCGATCGGGATGGAGAAAAGCACCGACCCGAAACGGCACAAGTGGCTGATGGCGGCGTCGGCCGTGGTGTCGTTAGGTCTACTGGCCTATTTCAAATACTTCGGGTTTTTCGCCGAAAGTGCGGCGGAACTGCTGAGCTGGTTAGGTTTCCAAGCCGACATCAAGATGCTCAACATCATCCTGCCGGTGGGGATTTCCTTCTACACCTTCCAGACGATGTCTTACACCATCGATGTTTACCGGAAGCAGATTAAACCGACCCATTCCCTCGCCGACTTCGCCCTATACGTCGCCTATTTCCCGCAGCTGGTGGCGGGTCCGATCGAACGCTCCTCCTCGCTCCTGCCGCAGATCACCAACAGCCGGAAGAACCGGCCCCACGGTGACTTCTCCGAGGGTCTGTATCTGGTGATGTTGGGATTGTTCCTGAAAGTGGTGGTCGGTGATAACTTGGGATTCATTGCGGACGGGATTTTTTCCGCTGAAAAAGGAGACCTGACCGGCACGGAGGCGCTGGTGGGAGTGTATTGTTTTGCCTTTCAAATCTACGGCGACTTCGCCGGTTACTCGTCGATCGCGCGCGGGGTTTCGAAGTGGTTGGGGATCGATCTGATGACCAACTTCCGCATGCCTTACCTCGCGCGAAACCCATCGGACTTCTGGCAGCGGTGGCACATTTCGCTGTCGTCCTGGCTGCGCGACTACCTCTACATTCCACTGGGTGGCAATCGTGGCAGCAAGTTCATGGTCTATCGCAACCTGATGATCACTATGCTCTTGGGCGGTCTTTGGCACGGTGCCGGCTGGACGTTCCTCATCTGGGGCGGACTGCATGGTGCGATTCTTTGCATTTACCGCGTCTTGGGAGATCGGGTGAAGCTACCCGACCGCTGGGGACGGATCGTTGCGACTCTGTTCTTTTTCCACCTCGTCTGCCTCACCTGGCTGTTCTTCCGTGCCGATACCCTACCGCAGGCCTGGGAGATGCTGACGCTGATCTTCACCCAGCAGGAAATGACACCGCTGGCGAACTACGGTTTGCGCATGCTGGTGTTCTTCTGCGCTCCGCTAATGGCTTATGAGATCTGGCTGGATCAGGCACACACCTTGCGCCGACTCGAATCCGCGCGCTGGGGCTGGAGGGCCGCGGCTTACTGCTACTTTGTCTTCATGCTCATCGTCTTTCCGCCGCCGGTTTTCGGTCAGTTCATCTATTTCCAATTCTAA
- a CDS encoding DEAD/DEAH box helicase, with translation MAAENVVRWLRECFREDRARSGVRDIFASSVLQRKLLSGREELASDWMPEIVLSPSYVEKASAHAALYRREQEVVYACLFLCGTDDGKRCHTPLIFYHGEFGAAASFQIDPNRWRINPRALELLQTDAESLTEILSGGILSEGVIGSIREWAEQLGVNAEPLWQWPQLADRETIHAAAKRKRLSLHPAAAIGILPRSISSRGVLDELDTLAESGADAWSVPMRILLGVEPMQTFPENGKPTLVPALLSQSQERILASSQVNPVTLCHGPPGTGKSFTISAIALHHVARGEKVLIASRQDSAVDVVQEKIDTMLGGEEVTVRAGRKDHLSRLKSFLEACLAGQMSSDLPFGKELEILFERVKGTMETLHSDELGLEQEWGKALARGELMADPNPNLLEKVKKSWIQYRVSCRPLLMELTAHLNELYVQRELQLSSYLRKQRKHLLNESVKQDSTRKDFKLMLQALRKYRGSEQEEVFKKMDLGNVLAALPVWLVNLEDVHRVLPLQKDLFDVAIIDESSQCDLAGVLPILQRAKRIVIAGDTHQLRHMSFLAKSRQRSLASELGVNDQEQETYNYRDVSLMDHAATAIESQAQVGFLNEHFRSCPRIIEFSNQRFYQNQLQIMRERPWEDQRSALTSRICYGTRDESGVNQKEIDGLLVELSILLDQAKAKTAATRPSVGILSPFRNQAEAIREAVSAKFENREMNRLLNEHDLLIGTAHSFQGEERDVMFLSLSVDRSVNSSTLRFLEREDVFNVAITRARSMQIIYHSLEADDLPAGSMLGSYLRSLDAVGANELTDQASDAFALEVAAALEPYDIEVRSSQRVSGVSVDLLLVQGEKVLGLDLIGYPGVTFTAVDRHRTKILRRADFRLLPLGYSEWCAQQEHVIDTIRKELDQSLL, from the coding sequence ATGGCAGCGGAAAATGTGGTGAGATGGTTGCGTGAGTGTTTCCGTGAGGATCGTGCGCGCTCGGGGGTGAGGGACATTTTTGCCTCGTCGGTATTGCAGCGGAAATTACTCAGCGGTCGAGAGGAGCTGGCCTCCGACTGGATGCCGGAGATCGTGCTGTCTCCGAGTTATGTCGAAAAAGCCAGCGCCCACGCTGCTCTCTACCGCCGCGAGCAGGAGGTGGTTTACGCCTGCCTGTTTCTCTGTGGCACAGACGATGGCAAACGCTGCCACACACCTCTCATTTTTTACCACGGTGAGTTCGGAGCAGCCGCCAGTTTCCAAATCGACCCCAATCGCTGGCGCATCAATCCCCGTGCACTAGAACTCCTGCAAACAGACGCAGAATCCCTGACGGAGATTCTTAGCGGTGGAATCCTTAGCGAAGGAGTCATTGGCTCGATCCGTGAATGGGCGGAACAGTTGGGGGTGAATGCCGAACCTCTCTGGCAGTGGCCGCAGCTGGCGGATCGAGAAACAATCCATGCCGCCGCCAAACGAAAACGCCTCAGCCTGCACCCGGCTGCGGCGATCGGTATCCTGCCGCGTTCGATCTCTTCACGCGGGGTGCTCGATGAACTCGACACGCTCGCGGAGTCAGGTGCCGATGCCTGGTCGGTGCCGATGCGGATATTGTTAGGTGTCGAGCCGATGCAGACATTCCCTGAAAATGGTAAACCAACACTGGTGCCGGCACTGCTCAGCCAGTCCCAGGAGCGCATCCTCGCATCGTCCCAAGTGAACCCGGTGACCCTCTGCCACGGGCCTCCCGGCACCGGGAAATCATTCACCATTTCCGCCATCGCTCTGCATCATGTGGCGCGCGGCGAGAAGGTGCTGATCGCATCGCGCCAAGACAGCGCGGTGGATGTGGTGCAGGAAAAAATCGACACCATGCTCGGCGGCGAAGAGGTCACGGTGAGGGCGGGGCGCAAGGACCATCTCTCCCGGCTCAAAAGCTTCCTGGAGGCCTGTCTGGCTGGCCAAATGAGCTCGGATCTCCCCTTTGGCAAGGAGCTGGAGATCTTGTTTGAGCGAGTCAAGGGCACGATGGAAACGCTGCACTCCGATGAGTTAGGTCTCGAGCAAGAATGGGGGAAGGCGCTCGCGCGTGGCGAGTTGATGGCTGATCCGAATCCGAATTTGTTAGAAAAGGTTAAAAAATCTTGGATTCAATACCGCGTGTCTTGCCGCCCCCTGCTGATGGAACTCACCGCGCATTTGAATGAACTTTATGTGCAACGCGAACTTCAGTTGAGTAGCTATCTGAGAAAACAGCGCAAGCACCTGCTCAATGAATCGGTGAAGCAGGACAGCACCCGCAAGGACTTCAAACTCATGCTTCAGGCACTGCGAAAATACCGTGGCAGCGAGCAGGAGGAGGTCTTTAAGAAGATGGACTTGGGTAATGTGCTAGCCGCGCTGCCGGTTTGGTTAGTCAACCTGGAAGATGTCCACCGGGTGCTGCCATTGCAGAAAGACCTGTTCGATGTCGCGATCATTGACGAGTCCAGCCAGTGCGATCTCGCCGGCGTGTTGCCGATCCTGCAGCGCGCCAAACGCATCGTCATCGCGGGCGATACCCATCAGCTGCGGCACATGTCGTTTTTGGCCAAATCCCGCCAGCGCAGTCTGGCCAGCGAGCTGGGAGTGAACGATCAGGAGCAGGAAACCTACAACTACCGCGATGTCAGCCTGATGGACCACGCGGCCACCGCCATCGAGAGCCAGGCGCAGGTCGGCTTTCTCAACGAGCACTTCCGCAGCTGCCCACGCATCATCGAGTTTAGCAATCAACGATTCTATCAGAACCAGCTGCAGATCATGCGTGAGCGGCCCTGGGAAGATCAACGTTCAGCGCTCACCAGCAGAATTTGTTACGGCACCCGTGATGAGAGCGGAGTGAATCAGAAGGAAATCGACGGTCTGTTGGTCGAGCTCAGTATCCTGCTCGACCAAGCCAAGGCCAAAACCGCTGCCACCCGACCCAGCGTCGGGATCCTCTCGCCCTTCCGTAATCAGGCCGAAGCCATCCGCGAGGCCGTCAGTGCCAAGTTCGAAAACCGAGAGATGAACCGTTTGCTCAACGAACACGACCTCCTCATCGGCACGGCGCACAGTTTCCAAGGCGAAGAACGCGATGTCATGTTTCTCTCACTCAGCGTCGATCGAAGTGTGAACTCATCCACGCTGCGCTTCCTCGAACGTGAGGATGTGTTCAACGTGGCGATCACACGGGCGCGATCGATGCAGATCATCTATCATTCTCTGGAAGCCGATGATCTTCCGGCAGGTTCAATGTTAGGAAGCTATCTGAGGTCTCTGGATGCGGTCGGTGCGAACGAACTCACCGATCAGGCGAGCGATGCCTTTGCCTTGGAAGTCGCCGCCGCGCTCGAACCCTACGACATCGAAGTCCGCAGCAGCCAGCGGGTGTCCGGTGTCAGTGTCGACCTGTTATTGGTTCAGGGCGAAAAAGTGTTAGGTCTTGATCTCATCGGCTACCCGGGAGTGACCTTCACCGCCGTCGATCGCCACCGCACCAAAATCCTCCGCCGCGCCGACTTCCGTCTCCTCCCGCTCGGCTACAGCGAGTGGTGCGCGCAGCAAGAGCATGTCATCGATACCATCCGCAAAGAGCTCGATCAGAGTTTGCTATAG
- a CDS encoding phospholipase D-like domain-containing protein, whose product MEAIHQALEASLEDFAISRSERKELKSLLAKLQGDKTGQAKVRQKAFRMATAAIEEMGEVTAMDWLEGVIKLLYANEMKVKASAYFSPGEDCLHRIRRLIGEAQRSLDICVFTITDNRIVHKLEEAMHRGVNIRVISDDLKSEDLGSDMEQLETMGIDCLYDRTMAHMHHKFAIADSSLLLTGSYNWTRSASTVNNENVLVSNNGKLVDSFQQEFERLWELLS is encoded by the coding sequence ATGGAAGCGATTCATCAAGCACTGGAAGCCTCGCTGGAGGACTTCGCCATCTCCCGCTCAGAACGCAAGGAACTCAAAAGCCTGTTAGCCAAACTTCAGGGCGATAAAACCGGTCAGGCCAAAGTGCGCCAGAAAGCCTTCCGCATGGCCACCGCTGCCATCGAGGAAATGGGTGAGGTCACCGCAATGGATTGGCTGGAGGGTGTGATCAAGCTGCTCTACGCCAATGAAATGAAGGTCAAGGCCAGCGCCTACTTCAGCCCCGGCGAAGACTGCCTGCACCGCATCCGCCGCCTCATCGGCGAGGCTCAACGGAGCTTGGACATCTGCGTGTTTACCATCACCGACAACCGCATCGTGCACAAATTGGAAGAAGCCATGCACCGCGGTGTGAACATCCGCGTGATCTCAGACGACCTGAAATCCGAGGACCTAGGCTCCGACATGGAACAGTTAGAAACCATGGGGATCGATTGCCTCTACGATCGCACCATGGCGCACATGCACCACAAATTTGCCATCGCTGACAGCTCCCTCTTACTCACCGGCAGCTACAACTGGACCCGCTCCGCCAGCACCGTGAACAACGAAAATGTCCTCGTCAGCAACAACGGTAAACTGGTCGATTCCTTCCAGCAGGAGTTTGAGCGACTGTGGGAATTGCTTTCCTAA
- a CDS encoding glutathione peroxidase, producing the protein MFKFSIAAFSLLATSLLAQADLQEIPFKNIEGKETTLKDYNGKVVLVVNVASKCGLTPQYSALQALYEKNKDKGLVVIGFPCNDFNGQEPGTLAEIKTFCSTNYQVTFPLMEKIHVKGEQQHPLYAALTGKDSAYPGKVKWNFGKFLIGKDGKLVARFGPRTTPDDAKVTAAIEKALK; encoded by the coding sequence ATGTTTAAATTCAGCATCGCAGCGTTTTCCCTGCTAGCCACGTCCCTCCTCGCCCAAGCCGATCTGCAAGAGATCCCATTCAAAAACATCGAAGGTAAGGAAACGACCCTTAAGGACTACAATGGCAAGGTCGTGCTGGTGGTCAATGTGGCCTCCAAGTGTGGGCTGACACCGCAGTATTCCGCGCTTCAGGCACTCTACGAGAAGAACAAGGACAAGGGACTGGTCGTGATCGGTTTCCCCTGCAACGACTTCAATGGCCAAGAGCCGGGCACGCTGGCAGAGATCAAAACCTTCTGCTCCACCAACTATCAAGTGACCTTCCCCCTGATGGAAAAAATCCACGTGAAGGGCGAGCAACAACATCCGCTTTACGCCGCACTCACCGGCAAAGATTCGGCATATCCCGGCAAGGTGAAATGGAACTTTGGAAAATTCCTGATCGGTAAGGACGGCAAACTGGTCGCTCGCTTCGGCCCGCGCACCACACCGGACGATGCCAAGGTCACCGCGGCCATCGAAAAAGCTCTGAAGTAA
- a CDS encoding DUF2809 domain-containing protein produces the protein MSPSSRRLIAIGCLVVTIALGLFSRSRFVSDTSVFGQYAGDTLWAMAVFWGLAMLAPQSTTKRLCLTTLVISVAIELSQLYHAAWIDVIRANPIAALILGHTFVWSDLVCYTLGAFLAAIAHHRLK, from the coding sequence ATGAGCCCGTCCTCCCGGCGACTGATCGCAATCGGCTGTCTGGTCGTGACCATCGCTCTGGGGCTGTTCTCACGTTCGCGCTTTGTTTCGGACACCAGTGTCTTCGGTCAATACGCCGGTGACACCCTCTGGGCCATGGCTGTGTTCTGGGGCCTCGCCATGCTCGCGCCCCAATCCACGACCAAGCGTCTATGCCTAACCACCTTGGTCATCTCCGTGGCCATCGAACTTAGCCAGCTCTATCACGCCGCATGGATTGACGTCATCCGCGCGAACCCAATCGCCGCCCTGATCCTCGGCCACACCTTTGTCTGGAGCGACCTCGTCTGCTACACCCTCGGCGCATTTTTAGCAGCGATCGCACATCACCGGCTCAAGTAG
- a CDS encoding septal ring lytic transglycosylase RlpA family protein — MKKLLFLVLCSAALVSCSTTGSKEVVPAPKPKVLKTQHGLASWYSVRTNFGTKTASGRPLRDHAHTAAHKHWPMGSKVRVTCLFNGKSKILTITDRGPYVKGRVIDIAIGCAKELGFYSRGITKVKVELLERGTWKYRHPKR, encoded by the coding sequence ATGAAAAAGCTTCTGTTTCTCGTGCTGTGTTCCGCAGCATTGGTTTCCTGCTCGACCACGGGTTCCAAGGAGGTCGTCCCTGCCCCCAAGCCCAAGGTTCTGAAAACCCAACATGGCCTGGCCTCATGGTACAGCGTCCGCACGAATTTCGGCACCAAGACGGCGAGCGGCCGGCCCCTGCGGGACCACGCCCACACCGCCGCGCACAAGCACTGGCCAATGGGTAGCAAGGTGCGCGTGACCTGCCTCTTCAACGGCAAGTCCAAGATTCTGACGATCACCGATCGAGGCCCCTACGTCAAAGGCCGGGTCATCGACATCGCGATCGGCTGCGCCAAAGAGCTCGGCTTTTACTCCCGCGGCATCACCAAGGTCAAGGTGGAGTTGTTAGAACGCGGCACTTGGAAATACCGCCACCCCAAACGCTAG
- the lepA gene encoding translation elongation factor 4 → MSTELTRNFSIIAHIDHGKTTLSDRLLEYTQTITERQQQDQLLDAMDLEREKGITIKSHPVAMKYKAKDGITYSLNLLDTPGHVDFSYEVARSLAACEGAILMIDAAQGVEAQTMANLHLAMEQNLTIIPVLNKIDLPAADVEKSKQQLEDILAIPAEEAIPASAKNGIGIEDILEAVVARVPPPVDNDDNLLRASVFDSIYDAFRGVISYVRVFSGTIKPRQRIKLFATDKTYEVKECGVFTPKMTKRDELIAGDVGYVIANMKSADEAKIGDTLTDSTHPCLEALPGYKEIQPMVFSGIYPVDSSDYENLKTAMGKLQINDAAFTFMSESSSALGFGFRCGFLGLLHMEIIQERLRREFNMDVISTYPSVIYEVTRTNGEELIVDNPSFLPEAQEIEEIREPMVRTFIMVPSEYIGDIMSLVMEKRGELTHTETIDDTRVMLTCELPLAEILVDFNDRMKSMTRGYGSMDYEHCGYRAAKMVKMDMLIAQEPVEAFSTIVHRDKAETYGRQLANKLKDVIPQQLFVVAIQACVGGKIVAAERISAMRKNVTAKCYGGDISRKRKLLEKQKKGKEKMKQFGKVSIPQEAFIKVLKND, encoded by the coding sequence ATGAGCACAGAACTCACACGTAACTTTTCGATCATCGCCCACATCGATCACGGCAAGACCACCTTGTCGGATCGACTTCTGGAATACACCCAGACGATCACCGAGCGTCAGCAGCAGGATCAGCTGCTCGATGCCATGGATCTCGAACGGGAAAAAGGCATCACCATCAAGTCCCACCCGGTTGCCATGAAATACAAGGCGAAGGACGGGATCACCTACAGCCTGAACCTGCTGGACACCCCCGGCCACGTCGATTTCTCCTACGAAGTCGCTCGTTCCCTCGCTGCTTGCGAAGGAGCCATCCTGATGATCGATGCCGCGCAAGGGGTGGAAGCCCAGACGATGGCGAACCTGCACCTCGCGATGGAGCAGAACCTGACCATCATCCCGGTGCTGAACAAAATCGACCTCCCGGCAGCCGATGTCGAAAAGAGCAAACAACAGCTCGAAGACATCCTCGCCATCCCCGCCGAGGAGGCCATCCCTGCTTCGGCGAAAAATGGCATTGGCATCGAGGACATTCTCGAAGCCGTGGTCGCACGCGTCCCCCCACCGGTGGACAACGATGACAACCTGCTGCGGGCCTCCGTTTTCGACTCCATCTACGATGCCTTCCGTGGTGTGATTTCCTACGTCCGTGTCTTCAGCGGCACCATCAAACCGCGCCAGCGCATCAAGCTCTTTGCCACCGATAAAACTTACGAGGTCAAGGAGTGCGGCGTCTTCACCCCGAAGATGACCAAGCGCGACGAACTCATCGCCGGCGACGTGGGCTACGTCATTGCCAATATGAAATCCGCCGACGAGGCGAAAATTGGCGACACCCTAACCGACTCCACCCACCCCTGCCTCGAGGCACTGCCGGGTTACAAAGAGATCCAGCCCATGGTTTTCTCCGGCATCTATCCGGTCGATAGCTCCGACTACGAGAACTTGAAAACCGCGATGGGCAAGCTGCAGATCAACGATGCAGCCTTCACCTTCATGTCCGAGAGCTCATCCGCGCTCGGCTTCGGCTTCCGCTGTGGTTTCCTCGGCCTGCTGCACATGGAAATCATCCAGGAGCGCCTGCGCCGTGAGTTCAACATGGACGTCATCTCCACCTACCCATCGGTGATTTATGAGGTAACCAGAACCAACGGAGAAGAACTTATCGTCGATAACCCCTCCTTCCTTCCCGAAGCCCAGGAAATCGAGGAAATCCGCGAACCCATGGTCCGCACCTTCATCATGGTGCCCAGCGAATACATCGGTGATATCATGTCACTGGTGATGGAAAAACGAGGCGAACTCACTCACACCGAAACCATTGACGACACCCGCGTGATGCTCACTTGCGAGCTGCCACTGGCTGAAATTCTGGTCGATTTCAACGATCGCATGAAGTCGATGACTCGGGGTTATGGATCGATGGATTACGAGCACTGCGGTTACCGCGCTGCGAAAATGGTCAAGATGGACATGCTTATCGCGCAAGAACCGGTGGAAGCATTCTCCACCATCGTGCACCGCGACAAGGCAGAAACCTACGGTCGTCAGTTGGCGAACAAACTCAAGGACGTCATTCCCCAACAGCTCTTCGTGGTTGCCATTCAGGCCTGCGTGGGCGGCAAGATCGTCGCCGCCGAGCGCATCTCCGCGATGCGGAAAAACGTCACCGCCAAGTGTTACGGGGGTGATATTTCTCGGAAACGCAAACTGCTGGAGAAACAGAAAAAGGGTAAAGAAAAGATGAAGCAATTTGGTAAAGTCAGCATCCCCCAGGAAGCGTTTATCAAGGTGCTGAAGAACGACTAG
- the rho gene encoding transcription termination factor Rho, producing MSDPSTQDPQPESTKPTVEKAPAKKKSAKKAAKKTAKKATKAVKKTAKKAAKKTAKKAAKKAPKKSVATQEELPLDASAAKVTKADQGAKAPQPAAESNTTSDTKERQPEQNAPAEATEQPKMGRVKGLGPVKRDSKNTSTQDEAPAERSNNDNRQNDQDNRQQQGNRQKNGRQRNNDRRNNRRNKGRRDNDQNNNGNEGNGRGNQRNQGNQKRERPPKREIVLTGDPVEVNGMLEIAPKGFGFLRVPEKNFEQCKKDVFVPPDFIRTHGLRAGVWIHGTSQEGPRGPQLTKIETVNDLGPDEAFKLPHFEELKAINPDRRIAFETTPDRYTTRVLDIVAPVGRGQRGLIVSPPRSGKTTLMLHMAEAIREKYDESIHLIILLVDERPEEVTEFRRCLPGVEIYASSNDDPARNHARISEMCIERAKRLVEGDKDVLILMDSITRLARAYNTGGGGGGGRGKKGRGYQSGGIVAGALELPRKLFAAARNTRQAGSLTILATALIQTNSRADEAIFQEFKGTGNMELVLDRRIAEQYIYPAVDIFKSGTRREELIMAEHLLNKIHLIRRGLAGHRPEEAMERLLFFLKRFPNNAQMLMEIKG from the coding sequence ATGAGCGATCCATCGACACAGGACCCACAGCCTGAATCAACCAAACCCACGGTTGAAAAGGCACCGGCAAAAAAGAAATCCGCCAAAAAAGCTGCCAAGAAGACAGCGAAAAAGGCGACCAAAGCCGTGAAAAAAACAGCCAAGAAGGCGGCGAAAAAGACGGCAAAAAAAGCCGCTAAAAAGGCGCCCAAAAAGTCTGTCGCCACCCAGGAGGAACTGCCACTCGACGCCTCAGCGGCCAAAGTGACGAAGGCTGATCAAGGGGCGAAAGCACCCCAGCCTGCAGCCGAGTCCAATACAACCAGCGACACCAAAGAGCGTCAGCCAGAGCAAAACGCCCCAGCGGAAGCCACCGAGCAACCGAAAATGGGACGCGTCAAGGGCCTCGGCCCGGTCAAACGTGATAGCAAAAACACCTCTACTCAAGACGAGGCACCGGCGGAAAGGTCCAACAACGACAATCGCCAAAACGATCAGGACAACCGCCAGCAGCAAGGCAACCGCCAGAAAAATGGTCGCCAGCGCAACAACGACCGCCGCAATAACCGCCGCAACAAAGGTCGCCGTGATAACGATCAAAATAACAACGGCAATGAGGGCAACGGCAGAGGCAACCAGCGCAACCAAGGCAACCAAAAACGCGAACGACCACCGAAACGTGAAATCGTTCTCACTGGCGATCCGGTGGAGGTCAATGGCATGTTAGAGATCGCACCCAAGGGATTTGGTTTCCTGCGCGTTCCGGAGAAAAATTTCGAACAATGCAAAAAGGACGTCTTCGTGCCGCCCGATTTCATCCGCACCCACGGCCTGCGCGCCGGCGTCTGGATTCACGGCACCAGCCAGGAAGGCCCACGCGGACCGCAGCTCACCAAGATCGAAACCGTCAACGACCTCGGCCCGGACGAGGCATTCAAGCTCCCTCACTTCGAGGAGCTGAAGGCGATCAACCCGGACCGTCGCATTGCATTTGAAACCACCCCCGATCGCTACACCACTCGGGTGTTAGACATTGTCGCTCCCGTCGGTCGTGGCCAGCGCGGCCTCATCGTGTCGCCTCCCCGCTCCGGTAAAACCACCTTGATGCTGCACATGGCAGAGGCGATCAGAGAGAAATACGATGAATCGATTCACCTGATCATCCTCTTGGTCGATGAACGTCCGGAGGAGGTCACCGAATTCAGACGTTGTCTCCCCGGCGTGGAAATCTACGCCAGCTCGAATGACGACCCGGCACGCAACCACGCCCGCATTTCCGAAATGTGTATCGAGCGCGCCAAGCGCTTGGTCGAGGGTGACAAGGACGTGCTCATCCTGATGGACTCCATCACCCGTCTCGCCCGCGCCTACAACACCGGAGGCGGTGGCGGAGGTGGCCGTGGCAAGAAAGGACGCGGTTATCAGTCCGGCGGTATCGTCGCCGGCGCTCTGGAGTTGCCACGTAAGCTCTTCGCCGCTGCGCGAAACACCCGCCAGGCAGGATCGCTCACGATTTTAGCCACCGCATTGATCCAGACGAACTCCCGCGCTGACGAAGCCATTTTCCAAGAGTTCAAAGGCACCGGCAACATGGAACTCGTGCTCGATCGCCGCATTGCCGAGCAATACATCTACCCGGCTGTGGACATCTTCAAATCAGGCACCCGCCGCGAGGAGCTAATCATGGCGGAGCACCTGCTGAACAAGATCCACCTCATCCGCCGCGGCCTCGCCGGCCACCGTCCGGAAGAAGCGATGGAACGTCTCCTTTTCTTCCTCAAGCGCTTCCCGAACAACGCCCAAATGTTAATGGAAATCAAAGGCTAG